The following DNA comes from Rhipicephalus microplus isolate Deutch F79 chromosome 6, USDA_Rmic, whole genome shotgun sequence.
TCAAAAAAAGGATATCATGATTTACACGGTCAAAGGCTTTTTCCAGATCTAATTGCAACATTGCAACCTTGCCACCAAACACATCGCAGCTCTCCAGCACGCTTCTCGCTACATGAACATTTGTATTTATTGTGCGTCCTTTTATACCACAAGTCTGGTGTGGTCCAACTAGTATTTTCATCATCCTTTGCAACCTGCCTGCAAGAACCTTCATAAACACTTTATAGTCTGTGTTGGCTAAACTGATTGGTCGGTACGACTTGACGGACAATAATTTTTTGGGGTCGTCAGTTTTCGGTATGAGTATTACGTGCGTCTTTTTAAATGAGCCGGGCAGAACCTTTAATCTTATAGCCTCCGTGAAGACACGATGTAAggcaacagaaataacacctttaAAAGTCTTGTACAATGCGGCACCAAATCCATCAGGTCTCGGTGCTTTGCCAGCCGCTAGGTCATCAATAGCCTTTTCTATTTCGGACACTTCAATCGCTATCTCCAGCTGCTCTCTCTCGTTATCAGAGAGCTTTggtatcaaatgcagaaactgaGCCTCAAACCCTTCCTCTGCCTTCACTTTTCGGCCAAGTATGCCTCGGAAATATTCGACAAATACTTGCTCAATTGCTGTCGCTTCACGTACAATACCGCTATCAGTTGCAATCGCTTTGGTTTCATTTCGCTTGGCGTATCTTTTTTCATCCCCAAGTGCACGCTTTGTTGGTGTTTCGCCGAGAGATAATTTTTCTGCACGTGCCCTTATCACCGCCCCTCTATATTTTTCAATGTCAATTGCCTCCAATTGGTTTTTCAACTGCCTTATTTCCTTTGTGTACTTTCCTGGCATTTTACTTTCTAGACTCAATGCGAAGTCTAACTGACATTgcaaatctttttctttttccttttcggcTCTATGTAACACACCGGATCTTTCTATGGCTTTCATCTTTGTCACCTCCTTAAAACGCTCCCAGGCTTCAATCACGTTCGCTTGAGGCTCAGCTAACATTTTGTTAATGGAATCCTGCACAGCTTCAACGAACAATTCATCTTTTAATAATAAGTCGTTTAATTTCCACACATCCCAGTTAAAGCGTGTCTTCTTCTGTTTATACCCTATAGTGAACATTACTAAACTGTGGTCACTGAAAGACACACTTTTTACTTCATAATTCGAACATACTCGCATTAACTCTACTGACACATAGGCTCTGTCTAGCCTCGCATGGCTTTCGTTCTGAAAGTGTGTGAAGTGCTCTTCTGCAGAGAGCACATCACCAACATCTTCGAGATGACAATCTTGTACAATAGTGCAGAGTAGCGTTGCACTTTGGTCTTTTATGGCTGCTTTCTTTGCTCTGTCCTGAGGGTtgcaaacacaattaaagtcgCCGAGCATAATGACAATCCTGCCACAGCTAAGAAAAGTCTGTAAATTCTCAAACAATAATTTACGTTCAACTTCTTTGTTCGGTGCGTAAACACAGACAACtcgccattttttattattatatgtaAAATCGCAAACTATGAATCTCCCAGTACTAGACACAGTTACAGTCTCCTCAACTATACCAATAGAATTTTTAAGGAACAGTGCACAACCCGCCGACATTCCAACGGcatgagacacacacacatcGTACCGGGCTCTAAAAGGGGACACCATTCGGTCAGTCTGATCTTGCCCTTCAACTTttgtttcctgaatggcaataaCATCGAGATCACGTTCCAGCATCAAACGACTTAATTGATACTGCCTTCGTCGAGCGGCAAGTCCCCTGACATTGAGAGTCGCAACTCTCAATTCTGCTTCGACGCTCATAGCCATTAGGACGTGAATGGCCGTCCCGGCCACATGGTTCTCACCTCTGATACTCCTTTATCACCATCAGGTCCAAGGTTCGATATGGTCTGATAGGTCCCCTTTCTTTTGATCACAAAAGTAGAGCGCCGCGCACGTTTCACGCAGCACATTATGCACACTTCACCACTGCGCTCCATTTGTTGGTGCTTCCGCCGGGTCAATACTTGTGTCACTTAATCCAGACCCCCACCTTACGGGGGcttttgatctgaagggggccccGCTGAAGGTCCCTTCTGTTGTTGATCTGTCAGTCGCTGATGCAATGTCTGCTGATTCGGCACTGGTTGCTGCTGCGGCAGTTGTGTCTGTTGCACCTGGGTTGGTGGGAGGTTCTCGGCTATTCGACGTTCGCTGAGGATGTTAGGTGCCGGTCTACGGCGCACGTTCATCGCCTTGGCCGGTGGTTCCTCCACTTctttcgttgtagcagccttcttgcCTTCCGCCTCTTCCCTGGGCCTTTTACATGTATTTGACGTGTCCATGTTTTCCGACATTTCTTCCTGTGCTGCAAGCGCCGTTATATCTTGTGTGTTGCTCGTGGATTGCACGTCTTTTGTAGAACCCTTGTCTTTGTTAGACGTCGTCTCAGCACCTGTGGGGCGTGGCGTAAGGGGCGTCAACTTGGGTTTCGGTTCCTCCCGACGCGCCCCTATCAGCTCTTCTGCTTCAGCCTCGTCCATGTGATGCTCGGAAAGTTCATCGCCTCCCGCGGGCCCTGCTACACTTGCATATGTTCTCATACAGCCGCTCTCATTATGCCCAAAACGCCGACACACTGTACAACGTGGGGCTCGGCAATCCCTCCTAATATGACCTGTTCCGCGGCAACGCAGGCATAACGGTGCTCTTCCCGCGACGACAACTAGCGTGAGGTCTCCGGCAATCCGCAACTGATGTGGGAGGTCATCCACCGTGAGGCCAGCTTTGAGCCTGATGCTCACCACTCGCGTCGAAGAGCCTTTGTCGGTGCATCCATACACGCGCCAGCGCTCTCGCACTATTTCGTTCACCTTGCCATAAGGAGCCAACGCTGCCCTCACCTCGTCGTCAGGAACGTTAAACAGTAGCCAGTGTATCTTCAGCTTCGTATCCTGGTGGTTAGGGTCGATAGTGATACAGCGCTGGTTCTTCACCACAATGTCCCCAGCAGCGAGTATTCTCTTCTTGCCCTCCTCGTCCTTGAAAGTGATGGCCCAAACATGATTCATTTGGTACGCCCCCAAGGCAGCAACCTCGGGAAGCAAAGCCAAACGAATAAGAGCGTCCCTGAAATCCTCAACGCGATACGGCCGCGCCTTGATATCAGCGTGCAAAAAGACAGTATGCAGCGTTGAATCATTTGATGGCAGTCGGGGCAAAATAATCTGATAATCCTGTGACGATTCGTCCATGTTCCTGGTACCACGACCGAGCTGGGCCGTTGATGCCGCTCCGATATCGCCGGAGCTCATGCCGCCACGTCCGTACACTACGGTGGCCGGAAGTGGAAtcgactgagctatcacagcggccttccctccatccacgtttttgggtttatttgtgaatttagaagtaggagtgtcagtcagcgccatctataagccaagcgacgagtgtgaaacactcttttatgcgcatatgtggcgtcacgtagcccgtgaactttattacgagcaggcagctgattaatattccctcgtatacaacctaatgacaccaagtctactagtacgagaccctcggtaatgaataaaaggaaagaagtgtgcttgttttttcgtgttttgacacaataataatgatagctaacagacagtaatgccaaggaatgtacaggggaagttattagaagcaatggaatttaaataaggaagaaaagtgggtgaaaaaataaccagccgtgagcaggaatggagtctacgaccttcgaataacagtTCGGtgcactaaccactgagctatcacagcggccttccctccgtccacatttttgggtttatatgtgaatttagatgtaggagtgtcggtcagcgtcatctataggccaagcgacgagtaaacactcttttatgcgcatatttggtgtcacgtagcacgtgaactttattacgagcgggcagctgattgatagtccctcgtataaaacctaatgacaccaagtctgccagtacgagactctcgttattgaataagggaaagaggtgtatacctaagggctcatttttccatgttttgacacaatattaaagagatctaacagacagtaatgccaaggaatatacaggggaagttattaaaaccaatggaatgtaaacaagaaagaaaagtgggtgaaaaaatacccagccatgagcaggaattgaacctacgaccttcgaataacgcgttcgacgctctaaccactcagctatcacagcggcctttgcTGTagccactttttttagtttatatgtgaatttagaagcaggagtgtcagtcagcgccatctataagccaagcgacgagtgtgaaacacacttttatgcgcatatgtggcgtcacttagcacgtgaactttaatacgagcgggcagctgattaatagtcctttgtaaaaaaacctaatgacaccatgtctgccagtaagagactctcgttaatgaattatggtaagaagtgtatacgtaagggctcatttttccatgttttgacacaatattaaagagatctaacagacagtaatgccaaggaatatacaggggaagttattaaaaccaatggaatgtaaataagaaagaaaagtgggtgaaaaaatacccagccatgagcaggaattgaacctacgaccttcgaataacgcgttcgacgctctaaccactcagctatcatAGCGGCCTTTGCTGTAGccacttttttttagtttatatgtgaatttagaagcaggagtgtcagtcagcgccatctataagccaagcgacgagtgtgaaacacacttttatgcgcatatgtggcgtcacttagcacgtgaactttaatacgagcgggcagctgattaatagtcctttgtaaaaaaacctaatgacaccatgtctgccagtaagagactctcgttaatgaattatggtaagaagtgtatacgtaagggctcaatttttcatgttttgacacaaacctaaagagatctaacagatagtgaTGCCACGGAAattacagaggaagttattagaaccaatggaatgtaaataagaaagaaaagtgggtgaaaaaataaccagccgtgagcaggaattgaacctatgaccttcgaataacgccttcgacgctctaaccactgacctatcacagcggccttccctccatccacttttttggggtttatatgtgaatttagaagtgtgagtgtcagtcagcgccatctataagcgaagcgacgagtgtgaaacactcttttagcGCAtaggtggcgtcacgtagcacgtgaactttattacgagcaggcagatGATTattagtgcctcgtatacaacctaataactgcaagtctgccagtacgagactctcgttattaaataagggaaagaggtgtatacctaaaggctcatttttccatgttttgacacaatattaatgagatataacagacagtaatgccaagaaatgcacaggagaagttattagaaccaatgggatgtaaataagaaagaaaagtgggtgaaaaaataaccagccgtgagcaggaagcgaacctacgaccttcaaaaacacgttcgatgctctaaccactgagctataacagcggccttccctccagccacttttttgggtttctaTGTGAATTCAgatgtaggagtgtcagtcagcgccatgtgtaagccaagagacgagtgtgaaacactcttttatgcgcatatgtggcgtcacgtattaCGGGAACTTTTacacgagcgggcagctgattaatagtccttcgtataaaacctaatgacaccaagtctgccagtacgagcctctcgttattgaataagggaaagaggtgtatacctaagggctcatttttccatgttttgacacaataattatgagatctaacagaaagtaatgccaaggaatgtacaggggaagttattacaaccaatgaaatgtaaataagaaagaaaagtgggtgaaaaaataaccagccgtgagcaggaattgaaccgacgaccttcgaataacgcgttcgacgctctaaccactgacctatcacagtggccttgcctccatccccttttttggtgttaacgtgaatttagaagtgggagtgtcagtcagcgtcatctataagccaagcgacgagtgtgaaactctCTTTATTGGCATacgtggcgtcacgtagcacgtgaactttattacgagcaggcagctgattaatagtccctcgtatacaacctaatgtcaccaagtctgccagtacgagaccctcagtaatgaataaaggaaagaagtgtatacctaagagctcgtttttccatgttttgacacaataataatgatatctaacagacagtaatgccaaggaatatacagttgaagttattggaaccaatggaatgtaaataggaaagaaaagtgggtgaaaaaataaccagccatgagcaggaattgaacctccaactttcgaataacgccttcgacgctctaaccactgacctatcactgcggccttccctccatccacttttttgggtttatatgtgaatttagaagtaggagtgtcagtcatcgccatctataggccaagcgacgagtgtgaaacactcttttatgcgcatatgtggcgtcacgtagcacgtgaaatttattacgagtgggcagctcattgatagtccctcgtataaaacctaatgacaccaagtctgccagtaagagactctcgttaatgaaaaagggaaagaagtgtatacctaagggctaattttttcttgttttgacacaatattaaagagatataacagacaggaatgccaaggaatacaCAGttgaagttattggaaccaatggaatgtaaataggaaagaaaagtgggtgaaaaaataaccagccatgagcaggaattgaacctccaactttcgaataacgcgttcgacgctataaccactgacctatcacagcggccttccctccatccacttttttggggtttttatgtgaatttagagtgtcagtcagcgccatctataagccaagcgacgagtgtgaaactctCTTTTATTGGCATacgtggcgtcacgtagcacgtgaactttattacgagcaggcagctgattaatagtccctcgtataaacctaatgacaccaagtctgccagtacgagaccctcggtaatgaataaaaggaaagaagtgcataccttgggcttgtttttccgtgttttgacacaataataatgatatttaacagagagtaatgccaaggaatgtacaggggaagttattagaaccaatggaatgtaaaaaaggaagaaaagtgggtgaaaaaataaagagccgtgagcaggaatggagcctacgaccttcgaataacacgtacggtgctttaaccactgagctatgacagcggccttccctccgtccactttttggggtttatatgtgaatttagatgtaggagtgtcggtcagcgccatctataggccaagcgacgagtgtgaaacacttatgcgcatatgtggcgtcacgtagcacgtgaactttattacgagcgggcagctgattaatagtccctcgtatgcaacctaatgacaccaaatctgccagtacaagaccctcgttaatgaataagggaatgaagtgtttacctaagggctcgtttttccgtgctttgacacaataattatgagatctaaccgacagtaatgccaaggaatgtacaggggaagtcattggaaccaatagaatgtaaataagaaagaaaagtgggtgaaaaaataaccagccgtgagcaggaatcgagcctacgaccttcgaataccacgttcgatgctctaaccactgagctaccacagcagccatacctccatctacttttttggggtttatatgtgaatttagaagtaggagtgtctgTCAGCGTAATTTAtgggccaagcgacgagtgtgaaacacttctttagtgcatatgtggcgtcacgtagcacctgaactttattacgaggggacagctgattattagtctctcgtatacaacctaatgacaccaagtctgccagtacgagactctccttaatgaataagggaaagaagtgtatacctaagggctcatttttccatgttttgacacaatactaatgagatctaacagacagtcatgccaaggaatgcacaggggaagttagtagaaccaatggagtgtaaatgAGAAAGAATACTGAGTGAAaaaaaaccagccgtgagcaggaatcgaagctacgaccttcgaataacgcgttcgatgctctaaccactgagctatcacagaggccttccctccatccacttttttgggtttatttgtgaatttagaagtaggagtgccagtcagcgccatctataagccaagcaacgagtgtgaaacactcttttatgcgcaatgtggcgtcacgtagcacgtgaactttaatacgagcgggcagctgattaatagtccctcgtgtaaaacctaatgacaccaagtctgccagtacgagactctcattaatgaataagggaaagaagtgtatacctaacggctcagTTTTCCATGTTTTGAGACAGTAATtaaaagatctaacagacagtaatgccaaggaatgtacaggtgaagttattagaaccaatggaatgtaaacaagaaagaaaagtgggtgaaaaaataaccagccgtgagcaggaatataacctacgaccttcgaataacgcgttcgatgctctaaccactgagctatcacagcggccttccctccatccacttttcgggtttatatgtgaatttagaagtaggagtgtcagtcagcgcaatctataagccaagcgacgagtgtgaaacactcttttatgcgcatatgtggcgtgacgtagcacgcgaactttaatacgagcgggcagctgattaatagtccctcgtataaaacctaatgacaccaagtctgctaatacgagactctcgttaatgaataagggaaagaagtgtatacctaagggctcgattttcgatgttttgacacaatgttaatgagatctaaaacagtaatgccaaggaatgcacaggggaagttattagagccaatgggaTGTAAgtgataaagaaaagtgggtgaaaaaataaccagccgtaagaggaatcgaacctacgaccttcgaataacgcattcgatgcactaaccactgagctatcacagcggccttccctccatccacttttttgggtttatatgtgaatttagaagtaggagtgtcagtaagcgccatctataggccaagcgacgagtaaacactcttttatgcgcatatttggtgtcacgtagcacgtgaactttattacgagcgggcagctgattgatagtccctcgtataaaacctaatgacaccaagtcggccagtacgagactctcgttattgaataagggaaagaggtgtatacctaagggctcatatcCATGTTTTGAcaatataataatgagatctagcagacagtaatgccaaggaatgcacacgggaagttattagtacCAATGGGTTGTAtatgagaaagaaaagtgggtgaaaaaataaccagccgtaagaggaatcgaacctacgaccttcgaatacgtgttcgatgctctaaccactcagctatcacagcggcctttgcTCTagccactttttttagtttatatgtgaatttagaagcaggagtgtcagtcagcgccatctataagccaagcgacgagtgtgaaacactcttttatgcgcatatgtggcgtcacttagcacgtgaactttaaaacgagcgggcagctgattaatagtcctttgtaaaaaaacctaatgacaccaagtctgccagtaagagactctcgttaatgaattatggtaagaagtgtatacctaagggctcaatttttcatgttttgacacaaacttaaagagatctaacagatagtgatgccaaggaaattacagaggaagttattagaaccaatgggatgtaaataagaaagaaaagtgggtgaaaaaataacc
Coding sequences within:
- the LOC142765123 gene encoding uncharacterized protein LOC142765123, encoding MSSGDIGAASTAQLGRGTRNMDESSQDYQIILPRLPSNDSTLHTVFLHADIKARPYRVEDFRDALIRLALLPEVAALGAYQMNHVWAITFKDEEGKKRILAAGDIVVKNQRCITIDPNHQDTKLKIHWLLFNVPDDEVRAALAPYGKVNEIVRERWRVYGCTDKGSSTRVVSIRLKAGLTVDDLPHQLRIAGDLTLVVVAGRAPLCLRCRGTGHIRRDCRAPRCTVCRRFGHNESGCMRTYASVAGPAGGDELSEHHMDEAEAEELIGARREEPKPKLTPLTPRPTGAETTSNKDKGSTKDVQSTSNTQDITALAAQEEMSENMDTSNTCKRPREEAEGKKAATTKEVEEPPAKAMNVRRRPAPNILSERRIAENLPPTQVQQTQLPQQQPVPNQQTLHQRLTDQQQKGPSAGPPSDQKPP